The Brassica napus cultivar Da-Ae unplaced genomic scaffold, Da-Ae ScsIHWf_423;HRSCAF=653, whole genome shotgun sequence genome has a window encoding:
- the LOC125603926 gene encoding UDP-glycosyltransferase 87A1-like — MDPIIPQPFGVCHVVAMPWPGRGHINPMMNFCKRLLLRDPTLIVTFVVTEEWLGFIGSDPKPYRIHFATLPNLIPSELVRANNFTGFIDAIYTNLEEPFEHLLDSLSSPPPTVIISDTFVLWAVSVGTRRNIPVASFWTESAAILSLFVHSDLLAAHGHFPTEPSETKEDEVVDYIPGLSPTRLRDLPEIYHGFSHQVFNKFKPCFDELSKAKYLLFPSPYELEPKAVDFFTSKFDFPVYTTGPLIPFEELSAGNDVIKPEYIQWLDGQPESSVLYISQGSFLSVSEAEMEETVGGVRESGISFLWVARGGESKLKEALEGSPGVVVSWCDQLRVLSHKAVGGFWTHCGFNSTLEGIYSGVPMLTFPLFWDQFLNAKMIVEDWRVGMGIKSDKKTELVRRDDIKELVKRFMDGESEEVREMRRRACDLSEICRGAVAERGSSDVNIDAFLKDITKIV, encoded by the exons ATGGATCCTATCATACCACAACCGTTCGGAGTCTGCCACGTGGTAGCCATGCCTTGGCCCGGAAGAGGCCACATCAACCCCATGATGAACTTCTGCAAACGCCTCCTCCTCCGAGACCCAACCCTCATCGTCACGTTCGTCGTCACCGAAGAATGGCTCGGCTTCATCGGGTCCGACCCGAAGCCCTACCGTATCCACTTCGCCACTCTCCCAAACCTCATCCCCTCCGAGCTAGTCCGTGCCAACAACTTCACCGGCTTCATCGACGCCATCTACACCAACTTGGAGGAACCCTTCGAGCACTTACTCGACAGCCTCAGCTCCCCGCCTCCCACCGTAATCATCTCCGACACTTTCGTCCTCTGGGCAGTGAGTGTCGGCACACGGAGGAATATTCCGGTAGCTTCTTTCTGGACCGAGTCAGCCGCGATCCTCTCCCTCTTCGTCCACTCCGATCTTCTCGCAGCTCACGGCCATTTTCCGACCGAACCATCAG AGACGAAAGAAGACGAAGTTGTTGATTACATTCCCGGTTTATCTCCGACGCGACTCCGTGACTTGCCGGAGATCTACCACGGCTTCAGCCACCAAGTGTTCAACAAGTTTAAGCCTTGTTTCGACGAGCTCTCCAAAGCTAAGTATCTTCTCTTCCCTTCTCCTTACGAGCTGGAACCAAAAGCTGTAGACTTTTTCACTTCCAAGTTTGATTTCCCGGTTTACACCACCGGTCCGTTGATACCATTCGAAGAACTCTCTGCTGGAAATGACGTCATCAAACCTGAGTACATTCAATGGCTTGACGGGCAACCAGAAAGCTCTGTGCTTTACATATCTCAGGGGAGTTTTCTTTCGGTTTCGGAAGCTGAGATGGAGGAGACAGTGGGAGGAGTGAGAGAGAGTGGAATCTCTTTCCTTTGGGTGGCACGTGGGGGCGAGTCCAAGCTTAAGGAGGCTCTTGAAGGTAGCCCGGGTGTTGTGGTAAGCTGGTGCGATCAGCTGCGAGTGCTGTCCCACAAAGCTGTAGGCGGGTTTTGGACGCATTGCGGGTTTAACTCGACGTTGGAAGGGATATATTCTGGAGTACCGATGCTGACGTTTCCGTTGTTTTGGGATCAGTTTTTGAATGCTAAGATGATTGTTGAGGATTGGAGGGTGGGGATGGGGATCAAGAGCGATAAGAAGACGGAGTTGGTAAGGAGAGACGACATAAAGGAGTTGGTGAAGAGGTTTATGGATGGAGAGAGTGAAGAAGTGAGAGAGATGAGAAGAAGGGCTTGTGATCTTAGTGAGATATGTAGAGGAGCTGTTGCGGAAAGAGGTTCTTCTGATGTTAATATTGACGCTTTCTTGAAAGATATTACCAAGATCGTGTGA
- the LOC106422146 gene encoding mitoferrin: MATEAAATTASKFPKPDLLPIPQPPDFHPTVLIPSQNDKLRFWHLMVAGSIAGSVEHMAMFPVDTIKTHMQTIRSCPIKPVGITQAFRSIIKTEGPSALYRGIWAMGLGAGPAHAVYFSFYEVSKKYLSGGNPNNSLAHAVSGVFATVASDAVFTPMDMVKQRLQIGKGMYGGVWDCVKRVMREEGFGAFYASYRTTVLMNAPFTAVHFATYEAVKRGLREISPEFVGGGEEEEGLLVYATAGAAGGGLAAVLTTPLDVVKTQLQCQGVCGCDRFKSSSIGEVFRTIIKKDGYRGLARGWLPRMLFHAPAAAICWSTYETVKSFFHDVNGAAA; encoded by the exons ATGGCGACAGAAGCCGCCGCCACAACCgcatctaaattccctaaaccCGACCTCCTTCCCATCCCACAACCACCCGACTTTCATCCAACCGTTCTCATCCCATCTCAAAACGACAAGCTCCGGTTCTGGCACCTCATGGTCGCCGGTTCGATAGCCGGCTCCGTCGAACACATGGCCATGTTCCCAGTCGACACCATCAAGACCCACATGCAAACCATCCGCTCCTGCCCCATCAAACCCGTCGGCATCACCCAAGCTTTCCGTTCGATCATCAAAACAGAGGGCCCGTCTGCTCTCTACCGAGGCATATGGGCCATGGGGCTCGGCGCGGGCCCGGCCCACGCCGTCTACTTCTCATTCTACGAAGTCTCCAAGAAGTATCTATCCGGCGGGAACCCTAACAACTCTTTAGCTCACGCGGTTTCCGGCGTGTTCGCCACCGTGGCGAGCGACGCCGTGTTTACTCCGATGGATATGGTTAAGCAGAGGCTGCAGATAGGGAAGGGGATGTATGGAGGGGTTTGGGATTGTGTGAAGAGGGTGATGAGGGAGGAAGGGTTTGGTGCTTTTTATGCTTCTTATAGGACGACTGTGCTTATGAATGCTCCGTTTACTGCTGTTCATTTCGCCACGTATGAGGCGGTTAAGAGGGGTTTGAGGGAGATTTCGCCCGAGTTTGTTGGTGGcggagaggaggaggaaggtTTGTTGGTTTATGCTACTGCTGGAGCTGCAGGTGGTGGCTTGGCTGCTGTTTTGACGACGCCGCTTGATGTTGTCAAGACGCAGTTGCAATGTCAG GGGGTGTGCGGTTGTGACCGTTTCAAGAGCAGTTCTATAGGCGAAGTGTTTCGCACGATAATAAAGAAAGACGGGTATAGAGGACTTGCTAGAGGATGGCTACCAAGAATGCTCTTCCATGCTCCAGCTGCTGCCATCTGCTGGTCCACTTATGAAACTGTCAAATCATTCTTTCATGATGTCAATGGCGCTGCAGCTTGA
- the LOC125603922 gene encoding probable protein phosphatase 2C 26 isoform X2, translated as MAIPMTRMMVPQVSSSLRLSHPNLSNSTRVPLLCRCAPSQLQPLRSGLSLSAGAHAIPHPDKIEKGGEDALFVSSYRGGVIAVADGVSSWAEQDVDPSLFSKELMANASRLVDDEEVRYDPGFLIEKAHTATTSRGSATIIVAMLEEVGVLKIGNVGDCGLKLIRQGQIIFSTTPQEHYFDCPFQLSSEGSAQTYMDASFNIMEVKKGDVIVMGSDGLFDNVFDHEIVNIVTKHTDVAESSRLLAEVASSHSRDPGFESPYALEARAKGFDVPLWKKALGMKLTGGKLDDVTVIVAQVVDS; from the exons ATGGCGATTCCGATGACAAGAATGATGGTTCCTCAGGTAAGCTCTTCGCTTCGTCTCTCGCATCCGAATCTATCCAACTCCACTCGCGTTCCTTTGCTCTGTCGCTGTGCTCCATCACAACTCCAACCACTTCG GTCTGGACTCTCTCTGTCGGCAGGAGCTCACGCCATCCCGCATCCAGATAAG ATAGAGAAAGGTGGGGAAGATGCTCTCTTTGTAAGTAGCTACAGAGGTGGTGTCATAGCTGTTGCTGATGGTGTTTCCAG CTGGGCTGAACAAGATGTTGATCCGTCCTTGTTCTCCAAAGAGCTCATGGCTAATGCTTCTCGTCTAGTTGATGACGaagag GTGAGATATGATCCTGGTTTCCTTATTGAGAAAGCTCACACCGCAACTACTTCCAGAGGTTCTGCTACAAT TATTGTAGCAATGCTTGAGGAAGTTGGTGTTCTGAAAATAGGCAATGTTGGAGACTGTGGACTTAAGCTTATTCGACAAG GTCAGATCATATTTTCGACTACTCCACAAGAGCATTATTTTGACTGTCCCTTCCAACTAAGCTCTGAAGGCTCTGCTCAAACCTATATGGATGCATCG TTTAACATAATGGAAGTAAAGAAAGGAGACGTGATTGTGATGGGTTCAGACGGGCTTTTTGATAATGTGTTTGATCATGAGATTGTTAATATAGTGACCAAACATACAGATGTGGCAGAATCAT CGAGATTGCTAGCTGAAGTGGCGAGTAGCCATTCAAGAGATCCAGGGTTTGAGTCTCCATATGCATTGGAAGCAAGAGCCAAG GGGTTTGATGTTCCTCTCTGGAAGAAGGCATTGGGAATGAAGCTTACAG GAGGGAAGCTTGATGATGTGACTGTAATCGTTGCCCAAGTGGTGGACTCTTGA
- the LOC125603922 gene encoding probable protein phosphatase 2C 26 isoform X1, whose protein sequence is MAIPMTRMMVPQVSSSLRLSHPNLSNSTRVPLLCRCAPSQLQPLRSGLSLSAGAHAIPHPDKIEKGGEDALFVSSYRGGVIAVADGVSSWAEQDVDPSLFSKELMANASRLVDDEEVRYDPGFLIEKAHTATTSRGSATIIVAMLEEVGVLKIGNVGDCGLKLIRQGQIIFSTTPQEHYFDCPFQLSSEGSAQTYMDASFNIMEVKKGDVIVMGSDGLFDNVFDHEIVNIVTKHTDVAESSRLLAEVASSHSRDPGFESPYALEARAKVGFLIKPNNGFSGLPSDSHAHRGLMFLSGRRHWE, encoded by the exons ATGGCGATTCCGATGACAAGAATGATGGTTCCTCAGGTAAGCTCTTCGCTTCGTCTCTCGCATCCGAATCTATCCAACTCCACTCGCGTTCCTTTGCTCTGTCGCTGTGCTCCATCACAACTCCAACCACTTCG GTCTGGACTCTCTCTGTCGGCAGGAGCTCACGCCATCCCGCATCCAGATAAG ATAGAGAAAGGTGGGGAAGATGCTCTCTTTGTAAGTAGCTACAGAGGTGGTGTCATAGCTGTTGCTGATGGTGTTTCCAG CTGGGCTGAACAAGATGTTGATCCGTCCTTGTTCTCCAAAGAGCTCATGGCTAATGCTTCTCGTCTAGTTGATGACGaagag GTGAGATATGATCCTGGTTTCCTTATTGAGAAAGCTCACACCGCAACTACTTCCAGAGGTTCTGCTACAAT TATTGTAGCAATGCTTGAGGAAGTTGGTGTTCTGAAAATAGGCAATGTTGGAGACTGTGGACTTAAGCTTATTCGACAAG GTCAGATCATATTTTCGACTACTCCACAAGAGCATTATTTTGACTGTCCCTTCCAACTAAGCTCTGAAGGCTCTGCTCAAACCTATATGGATGCATCG TTTAACATAATGGAAGTAAAGAAAGGAGACGTGATTGTGATGGGTTCAGACGGGCTTTTTGATAATGTGTTTGATCATGAGATTGTTAATATAGTGACCAAACATACAGATGTGGCAGAATCAT CGAGATTGCTAGCTGAAGTGGCGAGTAGCCATTCAAGAGATCCAGGGTTTGAGTCTCCATATGCATTGGAAGCAAGAGCCAAGGTAGGTTTTTTAATCAAACCCAATAATGGATTCTCCGGTTTGCCTTCTGACTCCCATGCACACAGGGGTTTGATGTTCCTCTCTGGAAGAAGGCATTGGGAATGA
- the LOC106451437 gene encoding uncharacterized protein LOC106451437, protein MISSRVLNSPAPKVRGGNGPSSAPVPVTRAIVTNADATGSASEDDMYTNSDDFSLANSRVSTNVGRRHGRNLSYCTCSEEFDADKFYTRVIPPFSGAAEESGEIKPARSGVQVSQGKTDDCVESKKTGHSTRLSAVSESFGPSDQDLVRMPTFHASARGTWLAVVSYDACVRLCLHAWAKGCMEAPMFLENECALLREAFGVTQLLLRSEEEMRVNQSSQAPHDGVAPKPNKNTGKMMVQVRRVKTVLDAPTGLKPSVKKFEKSRGYFSNISTRISSGWRALRKNYLRVPANGSSLSRQSPGHVHARPECLKQVSCPLKVGVTSPCNSSTSYDDAQETYTCRLRLKSLTEDDPIIMQPGSDEGHVFFPDSHGDDLIVEILESNGKEFGRALVQLANFSEDSDEKLLWWSVFREPGHQLVGKLQLYIDYSANSDDNCHLKGGSVAETDAYDLVLEVALKMQWFQQRNLLLYGSWKWLLEEFSSYYGISDVYTKLRYLTYVMDVATPTSDCLHLVHDLLTPVIMKGNDKATLSHQENRILNGIKDQTEQILKLVFENYKSLDESSFSGIKDVVSSATGVPAPALAPAVKLYMLLHDVLSPEDKTNLCHYFQVAAKKRSRMHIGEIDEFVRKNNDPNFWDPSSRAAYHKMIMVCKNVKNEIYTDIEIHNQNILPSFIDLSNLSASIYSTDLCNRLRTFLVACPPSGPSPAVQQLVIATEDFQRDLSSWNIRPIQAGVDAKELFHLYIMTWIQNRRLYLLESCKLDKVKWCGVGTQHSATPFVDEMYTRLNETIQDYQAIISRWPEYIYALESAIADVEIAIVEALEKRYADVLSPLKENSARKKLSFKYVKYLTKRSAVSYVVPDELGILLNSVKRMLDVLGPDIEAQFQEWSSCVPDGRNAAHGDRLSEVTVMLRAKFRSYLQAIVVKLVENSKLKKETMLKKILQYSKESVGESDMRRKMQKLKEQLTNTVNHLHFVCSTDVFIALSRGYWDHMGWIVLSFLENKKEKRAWYKGSRVAVSILDDTFAAEMQKLLGDSLREQDLKPPRSIVEVRSILCKDTTVNEGKSF, encoded by the exons ATGATCTCCAGCAGAGTATTAAATTCGCCTGCTCCCAAGGTCCGTGGCGGCAACGGACCATCCTCAGCTCCTGTACCGGTCACCAGAGCCATAGTGACCAATGCTGACGCCACTGGTTCTGCTTCCGAAGATGACATGTATacaaattccgacgacttctcTCTTGCGAACAGTAGAGTGTCTACTAACGTCGGTCGTAGGCACGGAAGAAACTTGTCTTATTGTACCTGCTCCGAG GAGTTTGATGCTGACAAATTTTACACAAGAGTTATCCCTCCATTTTCCGGGGCAGCAGAGGAATCTGGAGAAATTAAACCAGCAAGGTCAGGTGTTCAAGTTTCACAAGGCAAGACAGACGATTGTGTAGAAAGTAAAAAGACTGGACATTCTACTAG ACTTAGTGCTGTTTCTGAGTCATTTGGGCCATCTGATCAAGATCTCGTTCGGATGCCAACTTTTCATGCAAG TGCTCGTGGCACATGGCTTGCAGTGGTTTCCTATGATGCATGTGTGCGACTTTGCCTTCATGCGTGGGCAAAGGGTTGCATGGAGGCTCCCATGTTTCTGGAAAACGAATGTGCTCTTCTACGAGAAGCATTCGG GGTGACGCAACTCCTTTTGCGATCGGAGGAGGAAATGCGGGTGAATCAATCTTCACAAGCTCCCCACGATGGAGTTGCACCAAAACCCAACAAAAACACTGGCaaaatgatggttcaag TACGACGTGTTAAAACAGTTTTGGATGCTCCAACGGGCTTAAAGCCATCGGTGAAAAAGTTTGAGAAATCCCGGGGCTACTTTTCCAATATCTCAACACGTATATCTTCTGGATGGCGGGCTCTAAGGAAGAACTATCTTCGTGTACCTGCAAATGGTTCTTCTCTTTCACGTCAAAGCCCGGGACATGTACATGCCAGACCAGAGTGCTTAAAGCAAGTTTCTTGTCCCCTGAAAGTTGGTGTCACAAGTCCATGTAATAGTTCAACGTCTTATGATGATGCTCAAG AGACATACACGTGTAGGTTAAGATTGAAAAGCTTAACTGAAGATGACCCCATTATCATGCAACCTGGATCCGATGAAGGGCATGTCTT CTTTCCTGATAGTCATGGAGATGATCTGATTGTTGAAATACTTGAATCAAACGGGAAGGAATTTGGGCGTGCGCTTGTCCAGCTAGCCAATTTTTCTGAAGATTCC GATGAGAAACTTCTCTGGTGGTCTGTATTTCGTGAGCCAGGACATCAACTTGTGGGAAAACTCCAGCTCTATATTGACTATTCAGCAAATTCTGATGATAATTGCCATTTGAAG GGTGGTTCTGTTGCGGAAACAGACGCATATGACCTAGTCTTGGAAGTGGCCTTGAAAATGCAGTGGTTCCAGCAAAGAAACTTGTTGTTATATGGTTCATGGAAATGGCTTTTGGAAGAATTTTCCTCCTACTATGGGATTTCAGATGTCTACACCAAGCTCAG aTACTTGACCTATGTGATGGATGTAGCTACACCGACCTCAGACTGTCTCCATTTGGTGCATGACTTGCTAACACCTGTCATCATGAAAGGAAATGACAAGGCCACCTTGAGTCATCAAGag aaTCGGATCCTAAATGGAATCAAGGACCAAACCGAGCAGATCCTGAAGCTGGTCTTCGAGAACTACAAATCTCTTGATGAGTCTTCTTTCTCTGGAATAAAAGATGTAGTCAGTTCTGCAACAGGAGTTCCAGCGCCAGCACTCGCTCCCGCTGTTAAATTGTACATGCTTCTGCATGATGTCTTGTCTCCAGAGGATAAGACTAATCTTTGTCATTACTTCCAA GTAGCAGCAAAGAAGAGATCTAGAATGCACATCGGTGAGATAGATGAATTTGTTAGAAAAAACAATGATCCCAATTTTTGGGATCCTTCTTCAAGGGCTGCTTACCATAAAATGATTATGGTCTGCAAGAATGTAAAGAATGAGATTTATACTGATATTGAGATCCACAATCAAAATATACTTCCCAG CTTTATTGACCTTTCAAACCTGTCAGCATCCATATATAGCACTGATCTCTGCAACAGACTTCGAACCTTCCTTGTTGCTTGTCCACCGTCTGGTCCTTCACCAGCAGTTCAACAGCTTGTGATTGCAACTGAAGACTTTCAACGTGACCTTTCCAGCTGGAACATCCG tCCTATCCAAGCTGGTGTTGATGCAAAAGAATTGTTCCACCTATATATTATGACTTGGATTCAAAATAGACGCCTTTACTTACTTGAATCATGCAAACTTGATAAG GTAAAATGGTGCGGAGTGGGGACACAACATTCAGCAACCCCATTTGTTGATGAAATGTACACCAGGCTGAACGAAACCATTCAAGACTATCAAGCTATCATTTCTAGATGGCCGGAATATATCTACGCTCTGGAGAGT GCCATAGCTGATGTTGAAATAGCAATTGTGGAAGCTCTGGAGAAGCGGTATGCAGATGTCTTATCACCTCTAAAAGAAAACTCAGCTCGAAAAAAGCTAAGCTTCAAGTATGTCAAATACCTAACCAAAAGATCTGCGGTTTCATATGTAGTTCCGGATGAG CTGGGCATTCTACTAAACTCTGTGAAGAGAATGCTTGATGTTCTAGGGCCTGATATAGAGGCTCAATTTCAAGAATGGTCTTCATGCGTTCCTGATGGTAGGAACGCAGCTCATGGGGATCGTCTTTCTGAGGTGACAGTGATGCTCAGAGCCAAGTTTCGAAGTTACCTTCAAGCTATAGTTGTAAAACTCGTAGAAAAT agcaaactAAAAAAGGAGACAATGTTGAAGAAGATTCTTCAGTACTCTAAagaaagtgttggagaatcggACATGAGAAGAAAAATGCAAAAGCTGAAGGAGCAGCTCACCAACACAGTGAATCATCTACATTTCGTTTGTTCAACGGATGTGTTCATCGCATTGTCCCGAGGATACTGGGATCATATGGGATGG ATTGTTCTAAGCTTTTTGGAGaacaaaaaagagaagagagctTGGTACAAGGGTTCTAGAGTTGCTGTCTCT ATACTAGACGATACATTTGCAGCAGAGATGCAAAAGCTACTAGGAGATTCGTTGAGAGAGCAAGACTTGAAGCCTCCGAGATCGATTGTGGAGGTTCGCTCGATTCTTTGCAAGGACACTACAGTTAATGAAGGCAAGTCTTTCTAA
- the LOC125575709 gene encoding laccase-3-like has translation MFSSCSVFILCFWDRHGIRQLRNPWADGPEYITQCPIRPGQSYTYRFTIEDQEGTLWWHAHSRWLRATVYGALIIYPRLGSPYPFHMPKRDIPILLGEWWDRNPMDVLRQAQFTGAAANVSDAYTINGQPGDLYRCSRSETVRFPIFPGEAVQLRVINAGLNQELFFSVANHQLTVVETDSAYTKPFTTSVIMIGPGQTTNVLLTANQRPGRYYMAARAYNSANAPFDNTTTTAILEYVNAPTRRGRGCGQIAPVFPVLPGFNDTATATAFTNRLRYWKRAPVPLQVDENLFFTVGLGLINCSNPNSPRCQGPNGTRFAASINNQSFVLPRRNSIMQAYYQGMPGIFTTDFPPVPPVQFDYTGNVSRGLWQPVKGTKAYKLKYKANVQIVLQDTSIVTPENHPMHLHGYQFYVVGSGFGNFNRRTDPARFNLFDPPERNTIGTPPGGWVAIRFVADNPGAWFMHCHIDSHLGWGLAMVFLVENGRGQLQSVQAPPLDLPRC, from the exons ATGTTCTCTTCTTGCTCTGTTTTTATACTCTGTTTTTGGGACAGGCATGGAATCAGACAGCTGCGTAATCCGTGGGCTGATGGTCCAGAGTACATAACACAATGTCCTATCCGTCCAGGACAAAGCTACACTTACAGATTCACAATCGAAGACCAAGAAGGTACACTTTGGTGGCACGCTCATAGCCGCTGGCTAAGAGCCACCGTCTACGGTGCTCTCATTATTTACCCTCGTCTCGGCTCTCCTTATCCATTCCATATGCCCAAACGCGACATCCCAATTCTTCTCG GAGAATGGTGGGATAGAAACCCAATGGACGTTCTGAGGCAAGCACAGTTTACAGGAGCAGCAGCTAATGTCTCTGACGCTTACACAATCAACGGCCAACCAGGTGATCTCTACCGCTGTTCTCGCTCCGAGACAGTTCGTTTCCCGATCTTCCCCGGTGAGGCTGTCCAGCTCCGTGTCATCAACGCTGGATTGAACCAAGAGCTCTTCTTCTCAGTCGCCAACCACCAGCTCACAGTGGTTGAAACCGACTCCGCATATACAAAACCATTCACCACAAGTGTCATCATGATCGGTCCGGGCCAAACCACTAACGTCCTTCTCACCGCAAACCAGCGACCTGGCCGATACTACATGGCAGCTCGTGCCTACAACAGCGCAAACGCACCATTTGACAACACAACCACAACCGCTATCTTGGAGTACGTCAACGCTCCAACTCGACGTGGTCGCGGCTGCGGTCAGATCGCTCCGGTTTTCCCGGTTCTTCCTGGGTTCAACGACACTGCAACCGCAACCGCGTTCACGAACCGTCTGCGGTACTGGAAACGAGCTCCAGTACCGCTTCAGGTCGACGAGAACCTCTTTTTCACTGTCGGTTTGGGACTAATCAACTGCTCCAACCCCAACAGTCCGCGTTGCCAGGGTCCTAACGGGACCAGGTTTGCGGCCAGCATAAACAACCAGTCCTTCGTGCTACCGCGAAGAAACTCTATCATGCAAGCTTATTACCAAGGCATGCCCGGAATCTTCACGACCGATTTCCCGCCCGTTCCACCGGTGCAATTCGATTACACCGGTAATGTTAGCCGTGGGTTATGGCAGCCCGTGAAGGGAACTAAAGCGTACAAGCTTAAGTACAAAGCTAATGTTCAGATTGTGTTACAAGACACGAGCATTGTCACGCCTGAGAATCATCCTATGCACTTACACGGGTACCAATTCTACGTTGTCGGGTCTGGTTTTGGTAACTTTAATCGGAGAACTGACCCGGCTCGGTTTAACCTGTTTGACCCACCGGAGAGGAACACCATTGGTACGCCTCCAGGTGGTTGGGTTGCAATCCGGTTCGTTGCTGACAATCCAG GAGCATGGTTTATGCATTGTCACATCGATTCGCATTTGGGATGGGGTTTAGCGATGGTTTTCTTGGTTGAAAACGGACGTGGACAGTTGCAATCTGTGCAGGCTCCACCGTTGGATCTTCCAAGATGCTAA